One part of the Thiomicrospira cyclica ALM1 genome encodes these proteins:
- a CDS encoding Hpt domain-containing protein, with the protein MSAPNIESFETLDSLKSLLGNELKPILVSYCYQTPRTLTKLKRAVKTGDLEKIQNLAHLLKGSSSNLGFVKFSNDCNQLEQAAKNQADFIELEALNSQLIKDEESINARIEEFIIENF; encoded by the coding sequence TTGAGTGCGCCTAATATTGAGTCATTTGAAACACTTGACTCCCTTAAGTCTTTGTTAGGAAATGAATTAAAGCCAATATTGGTAAGCTATTGCTATCAAACTCCAAGAACGCTGACTAAGCTCAAACGGGCCGTTAAGACTGGAGATCTTGAAAAAATTCAAAATTTGGCACATTTACTAAAAGGCAGTAGTTCGAATCTAGGTTTTGTAAAGTTTTCTAATGACTGCAATCAGCTTGAACAGGCCGCCAAAAATCAAGCCGATTTCATTGAACTGGAAGCGTTAAATAGTCAACTGATAAAAGACGAAGAATCAATCAACGCACGTATAGAAGAATTTATAATAGAAAATTTTTAG
- the pip gene encoding prolyl aminopeptidase, whose product MSLRRLYPPIEPYQQTSLSVGDGHQIYYEQSGNPQGKPVLFVHGGPGGGCSPVHRQFFDPSSYRIILFDQRGSGRSTPHASLAHNTTHHLIADMDALRQHLGIEQWVLFGGSWGSTLSLAYAQTYPQHVLGFILRGIFLCRNEDTHWFYQQGANALFPDYWQDFLAPIPSDQHNSLISAYYQQLTGNDELARMRAAEAWSVWEGRTSTLVSNPDIVAHFADPHHALAMARIECHYFMHKSFLRKNQLLDDVYKLPNVPAFLIHGRYDVVCPIAQAYALHQAWPQAELVICPQSGHSAFEPEITHALITATDNLR is encoded by the coding sequence ATGAGCTTACGACGGCTCTACCCGCCCATTGAACCTTATCAACAGACATCGCTGTCTGTTGGTGACGGGCACCAGATTTACTATGAGCAATCTGGCAATCCGCAAGGCAAGCCGGTTTTGTTTGTCCACGGTGGTCCTGGCGGCGGTTGCTCGCCCGTCCATCGTCAATTTTTTGATCCCTCGAGTTATCGGATTATCTTATTTGATCAGCGGGGCTCGGGACGGTCGACTCCCCATGCCAGTCTAGCGCACAACACGACCCACCATCTCATTGCGGATATGGACGCTTTGCGTCAACACCTAGGCATTGAACAATGGGTGTTATTTGGCGGCTCTTGGGGCTCGACCTTATCACTGGCTTACGCACAGACTTATCCACAGCATGTACTGGGTTTCATTCTGCGTGGTATCTTCCTATGTCGCAATGAAGACACCCATTGGTTTTACCAACAAGGCGCAAATGCGTTATTCCCAGACTACTGGCAAGACTTTCTTGCACCGATTCCATCAGACCAGCATAACTCACTAATTTCCGCATATTATCAACAACTTACCGGTAATGACGAGTTAGCAAGAATGCGCGCAGCAGAAGCTTGGTCTGTCTGGGAGGGGCGCACCTCAACACTGGTCAGCAACCCAGATATTGTGGCTCACTTTGCCGACCCACACCATGCGCTAGCCATGGCACGCATTGAGTGCCACTACTTTATGCACAAGTCGTTTTTGCGTAAAAATCAACTCCTAGACGATGTTTACAAATTACCTAATGTTCCTGCGTTTTTAATTCATGGACGCTATGACGTGGTGTGTCCCATCGCCCAAGCCTATGCTTTACACCAGGCCTGGCCACAGGCTGAGCTAGTCATCTGCCCACAAAGCGGCCACTCTGCTTTTGAGCCTGAAATAACTCACGCATTAATCACCGCAACAGATAATTTGCGCTAA
- the typA gene encoding translational GTPase TypA: MSTDHIRNIAIIAHVDHGKTTLVDKLLRQSGTLDERKDQGERVMDSNDQEKERGITILSKNTAVDWNGYRINIVDTPGHADFGGEVERILSMVDSVLLLVDAVEGPMPQTRFVTQKALQQGLKPIVVVNKVDRDAARPDWVVDQTFDLFDRLGATDEQMDFPILFASGFNGYAGYDADVRSGDMNPIFETIVEKVPAPDVDLGGPFQLQCISLAYDTYKGVIGTGRIKRGAVQSGMSVAVVDKDGKKRNAKIAELFGFKGLDRVNISEAHAGDIVAFSGLDPLNISDTLCDPNHPEALPALTVDQPTVSMTFQVNTSPFVGQEGKLLTSRQIRERLDKELLTNVALRVEDTEDANKFRVSGRGELHLSVLIENMRREGFELGVSRPEVIFREIDGEVCEPYETLTVDVPEENQGTVMEQLGMRKAIMSDMIPDGQGRVRIDFTIPSRGLIGYRSEFLTATQGNGLIFSSFSHYGAKFIGSVGERTRGVLIAMSTGKALGFALFNLQERGRLFIGHGDEVYEGQIIGLHSRENDLTVNPLKGKQLTNMRASGTDEAIVLTPPVRFTLEQALEFIDDDELVEVTPLSVRIRKKYLTENDRKRHSRSKSD; this comes from the coding sequence ATGTCCACCGATCATATCCGTAATATCGCCATTATCGCCCACGTTGACCACGGCAAAACCACCCTTGTTGACAAACTCCTACGCCAGTCTGGCACCCTTGACGAACGCAAAGATCAAGGCGAACGCGTCATGGACTCGAACGATCAAGAAAAAGAGCGCGGCATCACTATCTTGTCTAAAAACACGGCAGTAGATTGGAACGGATATCGTATCAATATCGTTGATACACCAGGTCACGCGGATTTTGGTGGTGAAGTAGAACGTATTCTATCGATGGTGGATTCGGTATTATTGTTGGTTGATGCGGTTGAAGGCCCGATGCCACAAACCCGTTTCGTAACCCAGAAAGCCCTGCAACAAGGCTTAAAGCCGATTGTTGTTGTTAACAAGGTTGACCGTGACGCGGCACGTCCTGACTGGGTTGTAGACCAGACCTTTGACTTGTTCGATCGTCTTGGTGCCACCGATGAACAAATGGACTTCCCTATTTTGTTTGCATCAGGGTTCAATGGGTACGCCGGTTATGATGCTGATGTACGTTCTGGTGACATGAACCCCATTTTTGAAACTATTGTTGAAAAAGTGCCGGCACCTGATGTCGATCTAGGCGGTCCCTTCCAGTTGCAATGTATTTCACTCGCTTATGACACCTACAAAGGCGTTATTGGTACTGGCCGTATTAAACGCGGTGCCGTGCAATCTGGTATGTCAGTTGCGGTAGTCGATAAAGATGGTAAGAAACGTAATGCCAAAATTGCTGAGCTGTTTGGCTTTAAAGGTCTTGACCGCGTCAATATTTCTGAAGCGCATGCGGGTGACATCGTCGCGTTTAGTGGCCTTGATCCATTAAATATCTCAGACACGCTTTGTGATCCAAACCACCCAGAAGCCTTGCCAGCGCTAACCGTAGACCAACCTACAGTGAGTATGACTTTCCAAGTTAACACGTCTCCTTTTGTTGGCCAGGAAGGTAAGTTACTAACCTCCCGTCAAATCCGTGAGCGTTTAGATAAAGAGTTGCTCACCAACGTAGCACTAAGAGTTGAGGACACCGAAGATGCCAATAAATTCCGCGTATCTGGCCGAGGAGAATTGCATCTTTCGGTATTGATCGAAAACATGCGCCGCGAAGGTTTTGAATTAGGGGTATCCCGCCCGGAAGTTATCTTCCGTGAAATTGATGGCGAAGTGTGTGAACCCTATGAAACCCTTACCGTAGATGTGCCTGAAGAAAACCAAGGCACTGTTATGGAGCAGCTGGGTATGCGTAAAGCAATCATGTCAGACATGATTCCAGATGGCCAAGGTCGTGTGCGTATCGACTTCACCATTCCGTCACGTGGCTTGATTGGCTATCGCAGTGAATTTTTGACCGCAACACAAGGCAATGGTCTGATTTTTAGCAGCTTTTCACATTATGGCGCCAAATTTATTGGTAGCGTTGGCGAACGTACTCGTGGTGTATTGATTGCGATGAGTACCGGCAAAGCGCTTGGATTTGCTTTGTTTAACTTACAAGAGCGTGGCCGGCTATTTATTGGGCACGGCGATGAAGTATACGAAGGTCAAATCATCGGATTGCATAGCCGAGAAAATGATTTAACTGTTAACCCACTTAAAGGTAAGCAATTAACTAATATGCGTGCCTCTGGTACAGATGAAGCGATTGTCCTTACACCTCCAGTGCGTTTTACCTTAGAACAAGCGCTTGAGTTTATTGATGACGACGAATTGGTAGAGGTCACACCACTCTCCGTGCGTATTCGTAAAAAATATCTCACAGAAAACGATCGTAAGCGTCACAGCCGTAGCAAATCTGACTAA
- a CDS encoding DUF6691 family protein, giving the protein MWQFLKNPNFLALGMGALFGFLMSRAGATTYDFHVKMFMFEDMQLMKVIVTAVVVAMLGVYLLKRFNIRSVTTKTPVDFVKKPYQQGLILGAMLFGVGWGMTAACPGTIPAMMAEGKIGALFTFLGLILGTLAYGILKTYLLHAKESP; this is encoded by the coding sequence ATGTGGCAATTTCTCAAAAATCCTAATTTCTTAGCCTTGGGCATGGGGGCGTTGTTTGGCTTTTTAATGAGTCGTGCCGGCGCAACCACCTATGACTTTCATGTCAAAATGTTTATGTTTGAAGATATGCAACTTATGAAGGTCATTGTCACGGCCGTCGTTGTCGCCATGCTAGGCGTTTACCTACTCAAACGCTTTAATATTCGCTCCGTTACCACCAAAACACCAGTGGACTTTGTTAAAAAGCCCTATCAACAAGGCTTAATTTTAGGCGCCATGTTGTTTGGTGTCGGTTGGGGCATGACCGCCGCCTGCCCAGGCACTATTCCAGCGATGATGGCGGAAGGAAAAATCGGCGCACTGTTTACCTTTCTAGGGCTCATATTGGGTACTTTGGCCTATGGCATTCTAAAAACCTATCTGTTGCATGCCAAAGAAAGCCCATAG
- a CDS encoding YeeE/YedE family protein → MEISIWNGYVAGFAIGMFVILHFWLLGKPAGCSTGYGNLCGLAFPKVKFFRIGEYSNLNNSKLWFLIGIPLGGLVSALSSIDSWHLSFDMGLYEQVLPQTYSAKAIWLIFGGMLLGFGARLAGACTTGHALVGGAMLNPASLIAGAVFFTSALITTHLLFGF, encoded by the coding sequence ATGGAAATATCAATATGGAACGGCTACGTCGCAGGGTTTGCGATTGGTATGTTTGTGATTTTGCACTTTTGGTTATTGGGCAAGCCAGCCGGCTGTTCAACCGGTTATGGCAATCTTTGTGGGCTCGCGTTTCCCAAGGTCAAATTTTTTCGGATTGGCGAATATAGCAATTTAAATAACAGCAAACTCTGGTTTCTGATTGGTATTCCGCTAGGTGGTTTAGTCTCGGCACTCAGCTCGATAGATAGCTGGCATTTAAGTTTTGATATGGGACTGTATGAGCAGGTGTTACCGCAAACCTATTCTGCAAAAGCTATTTGGTTAATTTTTGGCGGCATGCTGTTAGGTTTTGGTGCTCGCCTAGCGGGTGCTTGTACCACCGGACACGCCTTAGTGGGCGGAGCCATGCTAAACCCAGCGAGCTTAATTGCAGGTGCGGTATTTTTTACCAGCGCTTTGATTACCACTCATCTTTTATTTGGATTTTAA
- the dauA gene encoding C4-dicarboxylic acid transporter DauA, translating into MSQRNHLTSIKFGYGLRDFVQKEGYNRQHLTKDIVAGVTVGILAIPVSMALATGIGISPIYGLYTAIVAGFVTALLGGSRFSVAGPTASLVILLIPVTETYGLLGVITVSLLTGLLLMMMAYYRFGRWIEYIPETITLGFTTGIAAVIILLQINFFFGLDLSNLPSNFLERLSIMLQSLVTQMHWQSAVIGGFTLAFMTLWLKIGFKFPGHLPGLVAASILTFFWNQQGAEVITVGQLFGEIPHHFPIFQGLLMAEQLGDMSMRELWDMLKFLLPIAFALSILIAMESLFCAAVLDSKAGTRHSPNSELLGQGFGNIASALFGGFASSGAIARSITNLRAGAVSPVAAIVHAIIVLFAIFFLAGLLVHLPLPAMSALLILVAWRMSEFPRAIELVRNSERGDKLVYLACFGVIILVDIVYAVIVGMVLASILFIKEIAEMTKLQNIGESKRYKAENLPANWSIYRIQGPLFFAAADRIFGELATHLPQQQGIVIQMDAVTILDSGGLSALRRFINSAQVQGVEIYLSELQFQPLRTLARYGLDKFGAHFQLFANLDDAQLAASKLAITQTETDHTGSSLPLTQ; encoded by the coding sequence ATGTCACAACGCAATCATTTAACCAGCATCAAATTTGGCTATGGCCTGCGCGATTTCGTGCAAAAAGAAGGCTATAACCGCCAACACCTGACCAAAGACATTGTGGCCGGCGTCACGGTGGGCATTTTGGCTATTCCGGTATCAATGGCACTGGCAACGGGTATCGGCATCTCGCCGATTTATGGTTTATATACAGCGATCGTCGCAGGTTTTGTTACCGCACTGTTAGGCGGTTCGCGCTTTAGTGTCGCCGGCCCCACCGCGTCTCTGGTTATCCTGCTTATACCGGTTACCGAAACCTATGGTTTATTGGGCGTTATTACGGTGTCCCTGCTAACCGGTCTGCTGTTAATGATGATGGCTTATTATCGTTTTGGACGCTGGATTGAGTATATTCCCGAAACCATCACCCTCGGCTTCACCACCGGCATTGCGGCGGTAATTATTCTGCTGCAAATCAACTTTTTCTTTGGTTTGGATTTAAGCAATTTACCCAGTAATTTTCTGGAACGCCTCAGCATCATGCTACAGAGCCTAGTCACTCAGATGCATTGGCAATCAGCAGTTATTGGTGGCTTTACGCTCGCGTTTATGACGCTTTGGTTAAAAATTGGCTTTAAATTTCCTGGCCACTTACCAGGCCTGGTAGCCGCGAGTATTCTGACTTTTTTTTGGAACCAGCAGGGCGCTGAGGTCATTACCGTTGGTCAGCTGTTTGGTGAAATCCCCCATCACTTTCCGATATTTCAGGGCTTATTGATGGCTGAACAGCTCGGCGATATGTCAATGCGTGAGCTATGGGATATGCTCAAATTTTTACTGCCGATCGCTTTTGCGCTGTCGATCTTAATTGCTATGGAATCCTTATTTTGTGCCGCCGTATTAGACAGCAAAGCGGGCACACGCCATTCACCCAATAGCGAATTGCTCGGCCAAGGCTTTGGCAATATCGCCTCCGCCTTATTTGGCGGCTTTGCATCCAGTGGTGCGATTGCCCGCTCTATTACCAACTTGCGCGCCGGTGCGGTATCGCCTGTGGCTGCCATTGTGCACGCGATTATCGTACTCTTTGCTATTTTCTTCTTAGCAGGCCTGCTGGTACATCTGCCCTTGCCCGCCATGTCAGCGTTATTGATTTTAGTCGCCTGGCGTATGAGTGAGTTCCCACGCGCCATTGAACTGGTACGCAATTCCGAGCGCGGTGATAAGTTGGTGTATTTAGCTTGCTTTGGCGTCATTATTTTAGTCGATATTGTTTATGCCGTTATTGTCGGCATGGTACTCGCTTCAATTTTATTCATTAAAGAAATCGCCGAAATGACCAAATTACAAAATATTGGTGAAAGTAAACGTTACAAAGCCGAGAATCTGCCAGCTAACTGGTCGATTTACCGGATTCAGGGGCCGTTATTTTTTGCCGCCGCCGACCGCATCTTTGGTGAGTTAGCGACTCATCTGCCACAGCAACAAGGCATAGTCATTCAAATGGATGCGGTGACTATTCTGGATTCCGGTGGACTTTCCGCACTCCGCCGCTTTATTAATAGTGCCCAGGTTCAAGGCGTTGAAATTTATTTAAGTGAATTACAATTCCAACCGTTACGCACCCTGGCGCGCTACGGACTGGATAAATTTGGTGCCCATTTTCAATTATTTGCAAACTTGGATGATGCGCAATTGGCGGCCAGTAAGCTTGCAATAACCCAAACAGAAACTGACCACACGGGGTCTTCTCTACCCCTTACACAATAA
- the metH gene encoding methionine synthase, producing MTRVERIAQLKQLLTERVVVLDGAMGTMIQGLQLTEDDFRGELFADYHMDIKGNNDILVMTKPEVIRDIHLGFLRQGVDILETNSFNATTIAQADYDMQDQVRAINICAAKVAREACDIAAAEDGKPRFVAGVLGPTNRTASISPDVNDPGFRNTSFDELVGAYVQATEALLEGGADVILIETIFDTLNAKAAIFAVKQVEDALGEELPIMISGTITDASGRTLSGQTTEAFYNAIRHAKPLSVGLNCALGPKELRPYVEELSRIAECYVSVHPNAGLPNEFGEYDETPEQMAAEVQTWAQAGWLNIIGGCCGTTPDHVEAMAKAALAHPQRIIPTIKKACRLSGLEPMTIDDTTLFVNVGERNNVTGSALFKRLIIEDNYEQAVEIAVKQVNDGAQIIDVNMDEGMLDAKACMSRFLNMMAGEPDAARVPVMIDSSKWEAIEAGLKCIQGKGIVNSISLKEGEENFLAQAKLIQRYGAATIVMAFDEDGQADTFARKKEICQRSYDLLVANGFPPEDIIFDPNIFAVATGIEEHNNYAVDFIEATGWIKQNLPYAMISGGVSNVSFSFRGNNPVREAIHSVFLYYAIQQGMDMGIVNAGQMAIYDDLDPELKQAVEDVILNKDPEAADRLLEVAEKFRGDGSVQGKESDIKWREASVEKRLEHALVKGITDFIEDDTEEARTTLGSPLQVIEGPLMDGMNVVGDLFGAGKMFLPQVVKSARVMKRAVAYLQPFLEAEKSSGQAKGKIVMATVKGDVHDIGKNIVGVVLQCNNFEVIDLGVMVPAEKILDTALREGANVIGLSGLITPSLEEMVHVAKEMQRRGMSIPLLIGGATTSKAHTAVKIEPQYEHPVVYVKDASRAVGVAQSLISNDLKVDFAIKIREEYVQLREERKARAQQVKRVPLNKARDNAIPIDWSDYTPPKPKFLGKKVFDNIDLADLMPRIDWSPFFQSWDLHGLYPRILDDKVVGEEAKKVFADAQAMLKQIIDEKWLTARAVIGFYPANAVGDDIELYTDDKRATLLTRLHNLRQQAEKKPGQYNQCLSDYIAPKDVKEQPGLVIPDYIGAFAVTAGIGIDEHIARFEAAHDDYNSIMVKALADRLAEALAEHMHELVRKEFWGYAADEALTNEELIKEKYQGIRPAPGYPANPEHTEKGTLWELLQPDSEIGLELTSSYAMTPTAAVSGWYFAHPKSKYFGVGSIGRDQAEDYAHRKGWSIAEAEKWLAPILGYDPEDFN from the coding sequence ATGACCCGTGTAGAACGCATTGCCCAATTAAAACAACTTCTTACCGAACGGGTCGTCGTCCTCGACGGTGCAATGGGTACGATGATTCAGGGCCTGCAACTCACTGAAGACGATTTTCGTGGCGAGCTATTTGCCGACTATCACATGGATATCAAAGGCAATAACGATATTTTGGTGATGACTAAGCCAGAGGTCATTCGCGACATCCACCTGGGCTTTTTGCGCCAAGGCGTCGATATTCTCGAGACCAACTCGTTTAACGCCACCACCATCGCCCAAGCCGATTACGATATGCAAGACCAGGTGCGCGCGATTAATATTTGCGCTGCCAAAGTAGCCCGTGAAGCTTGTGATATTGCCGCAGCGGAAGACGGCAAACCCCGTTTTGTAGCTGGCGTGCTTGGCCCAACCAATCGTACCGCGTCGATTTCACCGGATGTCAATGATCCTGGCTTTCGAAATACCAGTTTTGATGAGCTGGTTGGCGCTTATGTGCAGGCCACTGAAGCCCTATTAGAAGGCGGCGCGGATGTCATTTTAATTGAAACCATTTTCGACACCCTCAACGCGAAAGCCGCGATATTTGCGGTCAAACAGGTTGAAGATGCGCTGGGTGAAGAGTTGCCGATTATGATTTCTGGCACCATCACCGACGCTTCCGGTCGTACTTTATCCGGTCAAACCACCGAAGCTTTTTATAATGCGATACGTCACGCCAAGCCTTTATCCGTTGGCCTGAACTGTGCGCTCGGCCCCAAAGAATTACGCCCTTATGTTGAAGAGCTCAGCCGCATTGCCGAATGTTATGTGTCGGTGCATCCGAATGCCGGCCTGCCGAATGAGTTTGGCGAATACGATGAAACCCCTGAGCAAATGGCGGCTGAAGTGCAAACTTGGGCGCAAGCCGGTTGGTTAAACATTATCGGCGGTTGCTGTGGCACCACACCGGATCATGTTGAAGCGATGGCCAAAGCCGCGCTCGCCCATCCGCAACGCATCATACCAACCATTAAAAAAGCCTGTCGTTTGTCTGGCTTAGAGCCGATGACGATTGATGACACCACCTTGTTTGTCAATGTTGGTGAGCGTAACAACGTCACCGGTTCGGCACTGTTTAAACGCTTGATTATCGAAGATAACTACGAACAAGCCGTTGAAATCGCGGTTAAGCAGGTGAATGACGGCGCACAGATTATTGATGTGAACATGGACGAAGGCATGTTGGATGCCAAAGCCTGTATGTCGCGCTTTTTAAATATGATGGCGGGTGAGCCGGATGCCGCGCGGGTACCGGTGATGATTGACTCGTCGAAATGGGAAGCGATTGAAGCCGGGCTCAAATGTATCCAAGGCAAGGGCATTGTGAATTCGATTTCACTAAAAGAGGGCGAAGAAAACTTCCTCGCCCAAGCCAAACTCATTCAACGTTATGGCGCGGCGACCATTGTGATGGCTTTTGATGAGGACGGTCAGGCCGATACCTTTGCACGCAAAAAAGAAATCTGTCAGCGTTCGTATGATTTGTTAGTGGCGAATGGTTTCCCCCCAGAAGACATTATTTTCGACCCTAACATTTTTGCGGTCGCTACTGGTATTGAAGAGCACAACAACTACGCGGTCGATTTTATTGAAGCCACCGGTTGGATAAAACAAAATCTGCCTTACGCCATGATTTCTGGCGGCGTGTCGAACGTATCCTTTTCCTTCCGTGGCAATAATCCGGTACGTGAAGCGATTCACTCGGTATTTTTGTATTACGCGATTCAGCAAGGCATGGACATGGGGATTGTTAACGCTGGTCAAATGGCGATTTATGACGATCTCGACCCTGAGCTGAAACAAGCGGTTGAAGACGTTATTTTGAACAAAGACCCTGAGGCCGCCGACCGTTTGTTGGAAGTGGCGGAAAAGTTCCGTGGCGATGGCTCGGTGCAAGGCAAAGAATCCGATATCAAATGGCGCGAAGCCAGCGTTGAAAAACGGCTCGAACACGCACTGGTGAAAGGGATTACCGACTTTATTGAAGACGATACCGAAGAAGCCCGCACCACGCTTGGCTCGCCGCTGCAAGTGATTGAAGGGCCGTTAATGGACGGCATGAATGTGGTCGGCGATTTATTTGGCGCGGGTAAAATGTTTTTGCCGCAGGTGGTCAAATCCGCCCGGGTGATGAAACGTGCGGTGGCCTATTTACAGCCGTTTTTAGAAGCGGAAAAATCCTCTGGTCAAGCCAAGGGCAAGATTGTGATGGCGACGGTGAAAGGCGATGTGCATGACATCGGCAAAAACATCGTCGGCGTGGTGTTGCAGTGTAATAACTTTGAGGTGATTGACCTTGGGGTGATGGTGCCGGCGGAAAAAATCCTCGACACCGCCCTGCGTGAAGGTGCGAACGTGATTGGCCTGTCTGGGTTGATTACGCCGTCGTTAGAAGAGATGGTGCATGTGGCGAAAGAAATGCAACGTCGCGGCATGAGCATTCCACTGTTAATTGGCGGTGCAACCACCTCGAAAGCCCATACCGCGGTGAAAATCGAACCGCAATATGAGCATCCGGTGGTCTATGTCAAAGATGCCTCGCGCGCGGTGGGTGTCGCGCAGAGTTTGATTTCTAACGACCTCAAAGTCGATTTTGCCATCAAAATTCGCGAAGAATATGTGCAGTTGCGTGAAGAGCGCAAGGCGCGCGCGCAACAAGTGAAACGGGTGCCACTGAATAAAGCCCGTGACAATGCTATCCCGATTGATTGGAGCGACTACACACCACCAAAACCCAAATTCTTGGGCAAAAAAGTGTTCGATAACATTGACTTAGCCGACCTAATGCCACGGATTGACTGGTCGCCGTTTTTCCAGTCCTGGGATTTGCACGGCCTCTATCCGCGTATTTTAGATGACAAGGTGGTCGGCGAAGAAGCGAAAAAAGTGTTTGCCGATGCCCAAGCCATGCTAAAGCAAATCATCGACGAAAAATGGCTCACGGCCCGCGCCGTTATTGGCTTTTATCCGGCCAATGCCGTGGGCGATGATATTGAGCTTTACACCGATGACAAGCGTGCCACGCTGTTAACCCGCTTGCACAACCTGCGTCAACAGGCCGAGAAAAAACCCGGTCAGTATAACCAGTGTTTAAGTGACTATATTGCGCCTAAAGATGTGAAGGAACAACCAGGCCTGGTGATCCCGGATTATATTGGCGCCTTTGCAGTGACTGCGGGGATTGGCATTGATGAACATATTGCTCGGTTTGAAGCGGCGCATGATGACTACAACTCGATTATGGTTAAGGCACTGGCAGACCGTTTGGCCGAAGCCTTAGCCGAGCATATGCACGAATTGGTACGGAAAGAGTTTTGGGGTTATGCCGCAGATGAAGCACTCACCAATGAAGAACTTATTAAAGAAAAATATCAAGGCATTCGCCCAGCACCAGGCTATCCCGCCAACCCAGAACACACCGAAAAAGGTACACTTTGGGAATTGTTACAACCGGATAGCGAAATTGGGTTAGAACTCACATCAAGTTACGCAATGACGCCAACCGCGGCGGTATCGGGTTGGTATTTTGCCCATCCAAAAAGTAAATACTTTGGTGTCGGCTCCATAGGTCGTGATCAAGCCGAAGATTATGCGCACCGTAAAGGCTGGAGCATTGCCGAAGCCGAAAAATGGCTCGCCCCCATCTTGGGTTACGATCCGGAAGATTTTAACTAG
- a CDS encoding S8 family serine peptidase: MPNLLKRLLLLASTSTLALITACGGGGGGGNNVRPDAEDDLLARIIPSAEELGVIDSSSDNGTKTFFSAPINPVPTSGDFFSSQQLRLDMNQWYKNDWDGRGQTIAVLDTGISPDDNETISYHLVAQANLRHAIQQGRIIKTNGDSLRLGTHGHNVAQLAAGQLGIAINANIAHGVITDTAGSANRASLFKGIEWATDLNTTALNMALINLSFTYGGLTIAKDEVRNNRLSLAEREIRRISNTAIEQNIAIVHAAGNDSNENLSEKNN; this comes from the coding sequence ATGCCCAATTTACTCAAACGTCTTTTATTATTGGCTAGCACCAGCACTCTAGCCTTAATAACCGCCTGCGGTGGGGGCGGGGGCGGCGGCAATAATGTACGCCCGGATGCTGAGGATGATTTATTAGCACGCATTATACCGTCAGCAGAAGAACTAGGCGTTATTGACAGCAGTAGCGATAACGGAACTAAAACATTTTTTTCCGCACCCATCAACCCTGTGCCAACTTCAGGCGATTTCTTTTCCTCTCAACAACTTCGGCTCGACATGAACCAGTGGTATAAAAATGATTGGGACGGTCGAGGTCAAACCATTGCGGTGCTAGATACAGGTATCTCGCCAGATGACAATGAAACAATCAGTTATCACCTAGTTGCTCAAGCAAACCTGAGACACGCTATTCAACAAGGTCGTATCATTAAAACAAATGGTGACTCGCTGCGTCTCGGAACACATGGTCATAATGTTGCTCAACTGGCCGCCGGTCAATTAGGCATTGCAATTAATGCCAATATTGCTCATGGGGTTATTACCGACACAGCGGGTTCTGCTAACCGCGCCTCCTTGTTCAAGGGAATTGAATGGGCTACCGATTTAAACACTACAGCACTAAACATGGCCCTTATCAACTTGTCTTTTACCTATGGTGGACTAACGATAGCCAAAGATGAAGTGCGAAATAATCGACTCTCGCTGGCCGAGCGTGAAATCAGACGAATCAGTAACACTGCTATTGAGCAAAATATCGCTATTGTGCATGCAGCAGGAAATGATTCCAATGAAAACTTATCAGAAAAAAATAATTAA